A stretch of Carnobacterium iners DNA encodes these proteins:
- the rimI gene encoding ribosomal protein S18-alanine N-acetyltransferase: MKRFKEWFDRQKARISKSNRLQKSTLAEKVQFPKSMVELDDGQFVELRIAIEDDIADILRIQKLSYNGTTPWGEGALRREITHNKRALYLIVRDEKEAVAFIGTWFVDGESHITNIAVVPVKRRNGIAYLLIKKVIYLAVQQKMDKVSLEVRVSNKRAQKLYLKIGFKKVGIKKGYYAGDHEDALEMRLPLLRM; the protein is encoded by the coding sequence TTGAAAAGATTTAAAGAGTGGTTTGATAGACAAAAAGCTCGTATCAGTAAAAGTAATAGACTGCAAAAAAGTACTTTAGCTGAAAAAGTCCAGTTTCCAAAGTCAATGGTTGAACTGGATGATGGACAGTTCGTTGAATTAAGGATCGCGATAGAAGATGATATTGCCGATATTTTGCGTATTCAGAAATTGAGCTACAATGGAACGACTCCCTGGGGTGAAGGAGCTTTAAGAAGAGAGATAACACATAATAAAAGGGCCTTATACTTGATTGTTAGAGATGAAAAAGAAGCTGTAGCGTTTATCGGAACGTGGTTTGTTGATGGTGAGTCACACATCACAAATATTGCCGTTGTTCCAGTAAAACGAAGAAATGGGATAGCTTACTTGTTAATAAAAAAAGTCATTTATTTAGCCGTACAACAAAAGATGGATAAAGTCAGTTTGGAAGTAAGAGTCTCAAATAAACGAGCACAAAAACTGTATTTAAAAATAGGATTTAAAAAAGTTGGAATAAAAAAAGGGTACTATGCTGGCGATCATGAAGATGCGTTAGAGATGCGTTTACCACTTTTAAGAATGTGA
- the rimI gene encoding ribosomal protein S18-alanine N-acetyltransferase, with the protein MSSCNGIKRKIEIIFPESTTITSQELYDSAENSYSNGSPWTIGSFQTDLETPLAGYGLAMKEEEIIGFIGYRHFLGEAEITNFGVRKEYQQQGIATDLMFACLAYLKEQGMRQLFLEVRSSNQAARLLYQKIGLVKVDIRKNYYHNPIEDAIVMQYME; encoded by the coding sequence ATGAGTTCATGTAATGGTATAAAGAGAAAGATTGAGATTATTTTTCCAGAAAGCACAACGATAACGAGTCAAGAACTTTATGACAGTGCAGAAAATAGTTACTCTAATGGCTCGCCTTGGACAATTGGAAGCTTTCAAACAGATTTAGAAACACCTTTAGCAGGATATGGTTTAGCTATGAAAGAGGAAGAAATTATTGGATTTATCGGTTATAGGCATTTTTTAGGAGAAGCAGAAATCACTAATTTCGGTGTACGAAAAGAATACCAACAACAAGGGATTGCAACGGATTTAATGTTTGCCTGTTTAGCTTATTTAAAAGAGCAAGGAATGAGGCAACTCTTTTTAGAAGTTCGCTCATCCAATCAAGCAGCGCGACTGCTTTATCAAAAAATTGGTTTAGTTAAAGTTGACATCCGTAAAAATTATTACCATAATCCAATTGAAGATGCGATTGTAATGCAATACATGGAATAA